The following DNA comes from Syntrophorhabdaceae bacterium.
GGTTATTCATATTGCCGTTTCGCGTACGCGGTGATCAGCGTGTTTGAGCCGTCGGGGATAATGTAGCAGACCTTCCTTTTACCGTCATTCGCTGTCCCGATAGCATCTTCTATGCTCTTTTTTGGGATAAGCCCAATCTTCTTTACTGACTCATCGTGGAGATCGGATATAAGGAATATGCTACATCGTTCAGCCTTGCAGCGCGTCGCGTATGCCGTCTGCGCATAGACCTTGTCGGCCTTCCTTACATGAGGTTCCATGTCCGCTGACAGGCCATGCTCGAACCATCCCAGGAAATCCGCGTTCCCGAGCCCGTCTTCACACTTCCCCGCAACGATAACGACGCCATTATCCTTTACCGCACCCATCGCATGCTCTATGGCCTTATGGGACTGGATGAAGTTAATATCCTTCGGGAACCCGCCTGAGCTCACGATCACAACGTCAGCCTTTTCCTTAATAACGGCCTCGAAATGTTCCTTGTACCAGGCGCAGCCTGCCTCATGCGCACTCTTGATATCGCCGGCGAAAACGTTGAGGAGGTTTTTCCTGTCATCAAGAACTGTATTAATAAGAAAGAGGGGGGTCCTGATAAGCGCAATACCCTCCATGATCTCTTCATGCATGGGATTTCCCCTGAGGACCCCGGAGCGCGCCGACTCGT
Coding sequences within:
- the larA gene encoding nickel-dependent lactate racemase, giving the protein FADWIGRFKNILIVVPDVTRYAGMERVLPVLLERFPKGIDAQIVFALGNHRKQTEEEKKGIISQVVYEKVPSFDHDCYDNNQLTPAGRTSSGLEVRLNSALFRADAAIVTGSINFHYLAGFGGGRKSIFPGIAGYDTILGIHRQVFKKDRPGKHESARSGVLRGNPMHEEIMEGIALIRTPLFLINTVLDDRKNLLNVFAGDIKSAHEAGCAWYKEHFEAVIKEKADVVIVSSGGFPKDINFIQSHKAIEHAMGAVKDNGVVIVAGKCEDGLGNADFLGWFEHGLSADMEPHVRKADKVYAQTAYATRCKAERCSIFLISDLHDESVKKIGLIPKKSIEDAIGTANDGKRKVCYIIPDGSNTLITAYAKRQYE